The DNA region AAGCTTTTCTGTcaatcctttatatatatatacatatgcatatatataaatatatcctttaaatatatatacatatatataatatatgcagtatataatgctttaaatatatatgtttatgtattttatgtatacaatatatatacattatttttaactattcttttttcattatagtttatcacaggatattgaatatagttccctgtgctatacagtaagaccttgtttacCTATATCCCATTTTCCTAACTTGGTTGACAGCCACTCTGACTTTTCTACACTGAAAATACCACTGGAGAGACTCATCGGTGACCATCTTTCCTAATCATATATGCAATAAGTGAAACTGCATTTTGCTTTCCCAGACACCCCTGCATTTCTTACTTTCATTGGCATACTTCTTCTCCAGTCCCTCAGCGCTATGCACCGTGATCTGGGTGACAACCTTGGGGTAGCCACGAGCCAGATTCCAGCAGGACATCTTGGGCATGTCCAGAGTCAGCTCCCTGGAACATCAAAAGGAAGACACGTCATCCACGATGAATGCCCTTTGATGAGGAGAAAGGCTAGCCAAAGCAGACCTTGTTGTTGAAAAACATGAAATGTCAAGGGGCCTAGCCCATTCCTCCCCAGACATGGCTTATATTTTATGGGTATGTTTTCCTTTCCCCTTGCTTTAAGGCCCAGAAGATAAATATCAGAGTAGGCAGGGCTGGGGTGAAAAGGTAGCTTTGGTGACCCAGCATTCAGAACATAAGAGAGATGCAATGAGGAGGGCCAGCTGTTTAAGAGAAGAGTCAGCCAGAGAACAGATGATAAAATATAAGCGGAAAAACTTAGGCTATAGGCCCGTTCTCCTTAAATGGCAGCTCAGAGCACTGAAACCCAGACCTCCGCGGGGAATTCCTCACAAACCACCCCTCTTTGAGACGTGGTTCTCCTGCCATCATTTCAGTTAAATCTGACTTGCACAACTTGGCCCTCTGAGTATCCATCTAGGGGGAGAGGGCCAATGGGGTTAGGACTTGGAGGCAAAGCCCAGAATAGGAGTTGGCAGGGCTAGCCAAGGAAACAGCACCTGAGCTGGACAGGCACTTCACAGAAGATTCTCAGGAGGAACTCGCTGGTACGACCATGCTGGAACATGGTTGGGACAAGCACATAGTTGCCCTTCTTCAGGTATTTGCTCAGAAACACGGTGCGTGTGTCGATGTAAGTGGAGGTCCCGGCACGCTCCTGAATGTAGAGGTGGTGGAGGCGGAATTTACGGTTCAATTCCACCTGGAAATGCAAGAGAAGGAAATGCTCCATTGCACTCATatcatagttgttttttttttttttgtttgtttgtttgttttggttttggaaGATTCTAGGTTGTCTTCCTAGCTTCATCCCGCCACCTTTCTTAATTCCCTTAACCCCAAGGCATTCTAATTTTGATGCTGTTTGCCATTACCGTCTCTGCTCCAAAGGCCCATTCTTACCTTGAAGAGCTCAAAGCCGATGATGTAATTGTCAGGTCTTCCCATGCGGCGGTAAGTGCGCAGGTCTTTTTGCTGTAGAGACATGATGACCTTGTGCCCATCCTCTGGCACAGTGAAGATGTACTAGAGAAAAGAGGCCACCAAGGAGCTTAGTTAACGCACTTCTGTTTTAGGTGGGTCAGCTCAAATGTCAGGGTGGAAAACTCTACCTCTTGAAGCAGAGACTTGGGTTATGTTCTGGGCTTTGCCACTGACCAGACAATGAGAACTTGGATAATTCATTGACTTGCTAACTGTGGATTCTAATGTTTGTTCTTCCCTGTGGCGTTCAGCATGTGTTGAGAGACACAACTTCATGCCCAGGCCTCTGATTCCAAAGAGGTATGCTTTCTTTTAATAAACAATTGGTTAGGCTCttggtctttttttccccaattatccccttattttttaagttgtacataagaaaaatcaagaatctataaagacagaaagcatTCTTGCTTGACTTAACCTGACACAGCAGCATTCCCCTAGGCTAGCCTCTTTTTGCCATCCCAGATGTGTGACTTGTGGGAGGGTTTGGATGCAGTTCCTTGGTGAATTGATGCTCCGCTATCACTATTATAGGGAAGCTACAGGGCTGTGTTAGAGACTTTCCAAACATAATTTGGGGAATCATGCCATTGGGAAGTGAATCTAAAAGGcatcatatttttctctctgcctctgtctctctctctctctttttctgtttctgtctctgtttctgtgtgtgtatgtgtgtgtgtgtgtctttctctccctcctagaaagaaacaggaaacagaTGCAAAATCATAGGTTCACAAGGCCCCCACAGATCTATCCTGTGAAGACACTTAAacagtgaagccaaaaaaagCCCATTTCACCAGTTTGGTATATTGCCTGACAATTAAAGCATTTCCAGGGTTGTAAATGAAGGGAGGTGGTAATAGGAGCTTTCATCTCTTTAGGGACAATTAAggtagaaggaaaggagaaaagtatgAGTTAAGTAAAGCAGCCCACCAACTTTAGTATCTTCCAAAATGGCTGCCAATGAGGTTCATGGAAAGAAAACACCCATGGCTAAGGCTGCAGTACAGTCAGAATTCTTGTCTCCTGTGGGCTAGCTCATCAGCACATTTGTGGATCAGAGCATCAAGGTTATTATAGGTTAAGGCTTTGAATGTTTGTAAATTTTGCTTTGAGGTGTGCCCGGGCTTGACCTCTAATGTGTCACCTGGCGTAGCACTGTAATGGGAGATGAATGGAATGGGTTCATTGGTATGGTAGTGATTCAAATCCCGGGAATAATGACCTGGGATTCTAGATGAGAAAAGGGAGTCATAATGATGGGGTTCAGGAGAATCACCTGCCTGAGAAAGAGGACACATATAGTCAGTGTGCACGCCAGGGAGCAATTAGGCAGTAAGATATAAAAAGAATTGAGAAAGCAGCAAAGAGCAGATCCTCTCTCTCCAATGTGGGGCCATCACAAGGAAGCAGGGCATGTCAAAGCATACCCAGCAATATAGCCAAGAGAGAGGCAGCCAGAGGAGGTGGCTTGGATTTGATCATGTTGCCAAATTACATATCTACAAAGAGACACAGTCTACTGTGCTTTACAAGCATCTGAGCCCATCTGTCTTCGTCTTGGTTGATGAATATTACACAATAGTGGCCAGTGGGAGAACTGATGTCAAAGAAACATTCCAAGGTGAGACCTGGCTTCCTATTGCCTTGATagtgaaaagtgcaagtgttagttgctcagtcgtgtttgactgtttgcaacccctgtccatggaattctctaggcaagaatactggagtgggttgccattcccttttccaggggatcttcctgactcagagattgaacccaggtctcctgcattgtaggcagattctttactgtctgaaccaccagggaagccctattgccTTGATAACTTGAAGACAAAAAGAATTTGGTTCAAACCTGGGGGTTCTGCAGGAAGGTATCACGGTTGTTATAGCAACCTCCTGAACGATTCATTAGGGGATCATCGTTCACAGTCCAGCATCCCACCACCGACTCCAGCTCCTTGCGGCCAAAAACTGGGTTGTTCACATTGCGGCAGACATTGAGTTCATGGAAGTTGCGGCAAAAGTCCTCCAGGCTCATCCTGAATGGATGGAGTgcaggagagagaaatgaaaatggtaCTTAATACCTACCCCTGCAGTTCCATGTGAAAGCCTCAATTCTCTTAGCACAGAAAACTTCTCCTCACCAAAACTCTCCATCATCAGACATAACAATCCCCAGGTTCTTGCGATCTGCTGCAGTCAGTTGTTGCCACTCTTCAGAACTAAAGGCAAATGAACAAAGGGATAAGCCAGTATGTTTGCCATTGACTTCCTACAGGAAGCAGGATGCCAAAGGAACAGAATGTATGAGGATTGGGACAGCTTTGTTTCACTGTCAGCTGAGTCACAGACTCCATGCCCGAGAAGGACCCACAGATGTCACTAAGCATTGACAGCCCCTTAACAacctgagggatgggattgggagaAGGTATAGGGTTTGGGGGATGCCGCCGTCAAAGTGAAAAGCCACTCACATCTCACTCCAGGGCCCACTCCATTCCTGTCTTCCCAAGGGGTTCCTCAGACGAATCAGGTACAGCTTCTCAGTACTGAAGACTTCCACAAGTCTTTCTCCAAGGCGGATCTTGCGAATATCAGTCATGGTGTAAGTATGGCCCTTCAGCAGACCCCAATCAGTTTCAACTTCTTGTTcctcctggtcaggaaactgagaacaaaaacacatacataagGGCACAAGAATTGGGAGAGCCAAGGCTTGGCTCCTCCTCTTCCTTGATTGGTTTACACCAGTATGGTTGAAACTAGTTCTCTTATGTACATGGAAATTTGTTCTTGCTGCCTAACTTGACACAAAGCAAGCcaaggaaaagaagcaaagaatttAATATAACAACTCAAACAATACAAATGACCCATCGTAGTACATTGATATGAAGAGCATCAAAATTTCGTGGGACTGGTTAATTCCTTGAGCAAACAGCTATAACCTCCACCTTCAGGAGCAGAGGTAGGAGGAATAATTTAGCAAAGGCTATTTATATCTGCTTGAATGCTGCATGGCCAGGTTGGAATGACTGGTACAAAAGGGTGATACGTTAAATATCCTTAGCCTCTGCACCAGGGCTCAGTGTCTCTTGTTAGCTTTCTGAGTTTCACAGTGGCTTGTCTTGGATCTCCAGGGTTAGGGTCATGTTCCACACTAAATGTCAAGGTTTCCTCCACCAAAAGTGAGTAAAGATTGGTTTTGATGAGTACAAACCTCAATGGAGCAACAGATCAGACCTCCTTTGGTAaatgttttgtatagttctttaaACAGCTTGTACTTCTCCTCAACAAGATCAGAGTATCTTCCCTTCTGCATGTCAACAGTTTCAGCCAATGTGCCAGTGAAGTCCACAATGATATCACTGGTGGTCAGACCATCAAGGGCTTCATAACAGCCAAGGAGCCTAGGGGCAAATATGCAAAGTTacctttgtaaaattatttttccaggtCTAGGACATCTTGTTCCCTCAAAAGTAGAACACTCCTTGTACAGTCAGTCCTTACCAGCTAGCTTTTCTCTAGGCACAGAAGAAGAGAGATTTTGAGACCATAGTCATATTTCTAGGCTTAGGCTATGTTGATCCAAGTTCATAAATGAAACTTCTTTCCGCCAGTAAATATTAGACAAGGAGGAAACCTGAGGCCATAATGTCATGTGATCCTTAGATTAGCCTCAGAAAGGGGGCACCTTTCTGAGGGAGCAGGTAGGGGTTTAATGGAAATTGGAACAGCTTATTTCTTTCTCATCTAGAATTATGGAGAGCCAGTCCCAGGTCCAGAGCAATGCCTTGGATCAGCCTGACATCCCACCCAAAGCTAAACTGGGAGAGCATGAGTATGAGTTCTCAAGGATGAATATGACCTTCCTTCCCTTGTGTAGCCTGACCACTGACTAATCAACCCCCCGCCTCCTTACTTGGCATAAGCTTTTTCCAACAGAGCATTCCAAAACTCATTCatggaggtggagaaggagaaCACAAGATCTCCGTTGATGGTGGGCAGCAAGTCATCAATCACCACCTCAGTCCATTCTCCAAAATGCCAGAACCGGAAGTAAAATATCCCAGCATATTTATCTAGTTTTCGAGGGTCCCATTCCTGTTCCTTATGGTTGGGGATTGTCTGGAAACATAAGAACATTCAATCAGTCAACTTTTATTCACCAGACCATATCCAGATATTGAGATTACAGTTGACGTCTGGAAAATCCATGGGGCAACAGAAAGCACACCAAATACATTTGGCTTGGGTCTAAGTTAGGAAGTCCCTGGTAGGGCATTTTTCCCCCCCACAGTTTTTGCTTCCCCAGTTCAGTTTTGCTGAGAATAGTATTACCATGCTTGCCCTGAATACACATAGGATCATGGAGGGCAGCAAGTTATGGCTTAAATTATTTCCCACAGATAATCTACAAagtccatcatgagaaactgTCTACATAATCATATTCATGGTTGCATATTCAGCCCTATAAAcaaggcattttaaaaagcaaaaattattcaAAACACAAGGCCCCCTGTGCTTTTAGAGGTCACATTAGAGAGTTTGTGCAGATTCTATAGATGATAGATTTTATTCACACCttgaataaaattacattttggaaagtctccttttaaaattcaattacACTTTCAGCttctaaaattgtttttctgaagaaaatgctCTACCTTTGTCCCAAATCAACACTTCATTGCCTTGAACTCTGCCTAAATGCCATAGGAATTTTTGTACTCTTAATAATTTATTAGAACCTTTTCAAGGATATATTTCCATCTTTCTCaccttttcttttattcatatcTATCAGTGACTTCCTGGATcccagtgggtttttttttttaccccagtAGGTACAGAGAGTGTAAGTATGCAGAGCTACTGAGTCAAAGTACTTGCAAGTGAACAAAAGATCAACTAATAATGTGTGACAAAGCAAATAGAGTAAAATGTTAATGGTAGAATGCAGGTGAGTAAATGGCTGTTGACTGTAAAAATCATTCAACTTTCTGTATTTGTGAAACTTGTCAtaataaaatgggggaaaatcaCCTCCAATCGTGAATACTTCTGACTTCAAGAATTAAGCAAGCTAAGAAGGTTACAAGCTGACTTTTCCTAAAATTACTAAAGAAGACAAGAAGGTAGAAGCCAAGTGAGGTCCTGAAGAAGGGAGAATACCTTTGTCCAGTGACACTCCTGGACAGCCAAACAGGAAAACGCAGAGATCATTGGCTTGTGCCCCAGTCTCCCTTGGGTCAGCTGGTGGTTGCTGATGTTGCCCACAATCAGACGAGGGTCATCGCAGATGTCCTGTGGATACAACAATTGGTTCTAAGATTCTGAGATGTGTTTCCTGTCAGACAGTGTGAGCTCAGCAGCGCAGGACAGACCTCACAGATGAGGTAAGATCAAAAGATGACCAGAATTTCCACgggtgggagaaagggaaggttGTGGGGTTGTGAGAACAAACACAAAGCAGTAGATCATCAAGCCACAGGAAAAGAATCATGTGACAGGGTGGAAGGTGAAGGTGAGAATGAGACAGGATGAAATGTGCTAGTGCCCTCAGACATAGTTTTTGCAGCAGCAGCCAGTTTGTAAAGAAGAGAGCAAGGGATTAGCACATTACATTTTGATCCTATTTGTCAGGATGAGATTTCCTGAAGAGCCTGTACTTGGAAGGGTGATTGCATTTAAAAGACAAGATCTGATGGAGGTAGACATTAATACTTCTCCCTCTCTAGGAAAATGCGTTAGGAGACTTTACATGTGAAACCCATTCCtaataaaaagcaaaggaacagTGGTCTCCATGGCAACTAGATTTCCCTACCTCCTTGGATGAATACAGATGGCAGCAACACTAATAGCAGATGGTAATAGACTGTTCTGAGGAGCACTTCAACAGACACTCTTTTTCTCCAGTGGATGTTCCAAGGGATGCTGACAGACTGGCTGCAGCATTTGTTaggggtgtatgtgtgtctttCCCTAATATATCATTAGCTGTGCCACTCCCACCGCAAGGAGGAAAACGAGGCCCAAATAATACAACTACAACACAAAGTAATAGAGGCATTTTCAAAGTATAACCAGTGCCTGAAGGAAAGATCCCTAAGTTTCCCTGGTGGGAGGTGGAATAATTTGAAAAGTAGTGGCAGTGCTCAGGTTGAAGCCTTAAGAATGACTAGAGTTAGCAATTGGACACGGGAGTGGTATGGAGGTATAATGAGTAAAGAAACAGCATGGACAGAGGCATAGTCACATACATGACACCATATAATTTAAGACACGTTTGTGTGATTCAGAGTATCAACCCTTGGAGAGTTCAAAGGCAGGAAATACCAATGAAGTCTTGGGTAGATGGAGACAGTTTCGTGGAGGAGGCCTTTGGCCAGTACCTTGACATTCTGCCTACCCAGCAGAAATAAACCCTAGtctcaaatggaaagaaaatctagacatatgtcctttaaaaaattattaaatagacATCTATATTTTTCTGGTTCTCAaaactctttttttaatggacataATTCTCTTTGATGAAGGGTCTGGTCTACAGAATGAAACATTCCATATATTCTTTAAAAGCCAAAATAACTCTGGGAAGGAACAGACATTCTGGGCAAGGACAAGACCAAACTGAAGATTAATTGGTCATCCTTTTGCCAAAAGGAGAGAGTTAGGTGGGTTGTCAACTTTGtattttctggtctttttttttaaggtgtctCATCATTACTTTTTTGtcttagaaaaagacaaaattttttcATGAGTTGGGAACTGCCTGTTTTTTTCACTTAACGGAGTATAGAGCAGGTGTGTTGGGTGAattcaatttttatattctttctcttctgtttgttCCTTTGCCCTTTCTAAGATGAAATGAAACCCAATTTTTCCTTTCTGAGCTATGCATTACCATTTTATGTGGAGCAAGATGAAAAGTTATATCATGATTTCCTGGACTTAGATAATGCATCTAATAATTTCCTAGCATGAAAAATCAGTAATGTGAACACTGATATGTGGAAAAGTGTGCTTTTAGATTATTAAGGCAAATTACTTGCTGGTTTTGTGTGGAGTTATTAGTGGTTGTGGTCACATTAGTCTTGAATTTCCACAAGGCTTTCATTCATAGCAGGGATCTAGGCTCAGCAAACACTTTTGGCATGTCAACTTCTATTTAAGACCTAAAGGATCATATAAATAAACAGAGACATGGAAGCAGAACTCAAATAGAGGAACTGTATAATTATTCTCTTTTTGACTAATCTGAAggtgattattttatatacaatgtgtgtgtatgcatgtgtgtgtgtgtgagatagcACATGCTTGTTTGTAAAGCTACATGTAATCATGGGAGAATATATatttgggcaaaaaaaaaaaaactcaccttattttccatttcctctcaTAAACTGACCCATGCCCCAGTTTTACTTCACTGCTCTTCATACGTAATGGATGGTTATTTAACaatgggtttaaaaaaataagttaacagTTCATAGACTGTCAAGCCTGAAAGGAATTTAGAGACTATTTAATCAAcctgtttattttcaaatgaggcaACAGGCTCAGAGAAAGAGAGTAACTCAACCTTCCTGGCATTCAGCTAGTTAGTAGACCTAGGATTAAAGCTTTAGGTTCCTCACATACAGATAGAGAAGGAACCTCCAAACATCAACTAGTCCAtcctttttcctttaaagtttatTAATGGCCACCATGTAAAGGATAATACTGTGCAGTTCTTCAAGGATGGAGATACAACCAGCTCTCTCAGTCATCCATCCCAGGGCTTTTTGTCTCTGCTTAATGCTCACCAAAAAGCTCCTCCTCATTCTGGAAGACTGGTTTAAGACATGTTTTAGCTCTTGGTTCCAGGCTAAATATAATATTACCAATGAGCTTTAATCTCCTCAACCTCATCCACTAAATATGAATCAAACTCTTACGTATGTCAGCACCATGATGTGAAACATGGGAGAACATTTTTAtcaagccacttttttttttacctctttaaTGAAGTGAAAGACTGGAAACATCTAAGGAGGTAGAAAGGGTAAAGGGTAATAAGCCAATGCAAATCTACAGCCAAGTGGACTTTTCGGTGACAAATTTGGAAACAATGAAATGGCTTCTTATTGCATTTTCCCCTAGATTTGGACAACTGGGTATAATTCCTGTGGGGGTAAGGAAGCAAGAGAAATTTCCCTGGAGAAATTTCCCTGTAAGTCAAAGCTGAGATGCAGAGTGCAGATGGGACATTTCAGCCCAAGCTCTGCTGAAATGGTAGGGAGTGGAGTTGGAGGAGAGGTCACAGCTCACACAGTCACATATTTGGGTGGCTTGAGAAGTAGGGAAGATTGCTGAACCCCTAATTATTCCCAGCTGTGTTGGCGTACTCAACATGATCCTGGAACTGGGCTGTTTGTCAAGGCAAATCACTTCTTAGCGGGAAAACACACAACTAGGAAGTCAAAGCACCAAGATTAAGTCCAGGAATGTTCTCTGCAGACCCCCGTCCCAGAGCCAAAGCTTTCTACAAGCAAAGCGGCATCTCTAGGAAATATGTTGCCTTAGCTGAGCACTGAAAGGCCCTCTCGTTGTCTTCACCTCTCCCTTCCCAGACTCCTCGGGGTCGGGGGAGAAGGGGGCTTACCATTATAAGCCTTGGAGCCCCCCACACTCTATATGGCACTTACCACATTCAcatctttagtgattttttttttacacaggtGAAATTTGCTGACAATAAACACTGAGGCCCAGGGTAAACCTCAAGAACCACAGTAAAGTGAAAGCCTGCCTAGAAAACCAGCAGCCAGAAGAACAGAGGCGCTTTCAAAAGTGCTATGGGCTGTCTAGCAGTCCTGTGGGGCTGGGGTCAGTGTGGACACTTACAAGTGAGGCTGGCCCTGTAGTAGGTACATTACGAGTAAGTCCAGGATTCTAAGTCATCCTGAAAGGCCTAGGGTTACCATTCAGGATCCTAGGGCTTTACCAGCTACTTCAAGCAATTATCTTATGCTTAGAAAATTGTACCATCTCCAGACACAACATGTAGGTGGACCTCCTCTCAGGGGCCAATGTTGGCCCCTCTGTTCAAGGAATCCACTTTCCTGGGGAGTTTTGCTTCTGTATGAAGATTTTATCATCGGTAAAACATTCTCTTCCTTCCTAATGCCTCCAAGGAAAATTCAATATGGATCTGTAGAATAATACCTTAAGTTCAGCTTCAACTTTCAAACTGGACAAGCAAGTCAGTAcagaattatcttttttaaacCTTCAGACTACTTCAAGGAGGTTCCAGGGGTAAATCCTAAACTGCTTTAATGGGAAAAATTTGTGTATCTGCAATGAGATACAGTTCGGCAATAAAACGAAACaggtacatgctacaacatgggtgtTCCTTCAAAATATTATGCTAATCAAAGAAGCGAGTTacttttatgattccattttaagGGAAATGTCTGAAATTGGCAAATCTAGGAATGGGAAAAGAATGTTTTATCAACAGAAACCAAAAGTGGATTAGTGATTGCTTGTGACTGGGAGTAGGAGGGGTTTATTCACTGCAAATGTACACAGGGGATTGTAATGGGATGATGCAACTAGTCTAAGCCTGGATTGTGGTAATGTTTACATaactgtaaatttttaaaaaatcattgctttgatAAAATTGctgaattttatgatatataaattatactttacTAAAGCtgttagtgtttttttaaaattcagaatctaaaataaataggaaagatGGTAAGAGTAAGGGCCTATTCAACTCCCTTTGATTGTGTCAACAGCTAAAAACACTTAGGACTATTCAGGTGAAGGGATGTGATttctgggaagaaaaaggaattcaTGAGTAGTCTAGGCCCAAACTACACTACAAAGGTATTACATTCAACTGGGCGTTGGAAATTTCTATTGGCACAGAGAGATATGTTTCCTCCTTTATTGGTCCCTCTTATGTAAtctgggcttcgctggtggctcagttggtaaagaatctgtctgcaatgtaggagacataggttcaatccttgggttgggaagatccccctggagaaggaaatggcaacctactccaatattcttgcctgggaaatccccatgggcagaggagcctggtggggtatggtctatggggttgcaaaacggttgtacacgacttagtgactaaaccaccatcaccaccatatgTAATCTACCACTGAGGGTTGTATATCCTGCTTTTAAAATCTCCTCTCAGCCTTTTCCTTCCATTCCTCCCACCTTTGCTTTAATATAGAACTTCATCAGCCTCTTCCCATACAAGGTAGTAAAATGGCTCCCAGGGAGGGTACTCCCTGGTGGAAGACCTGGGCAAGGTCAAAGGTAGTGGAGGCTAAATTCAAAATTTGACCAGGAGAACTAACAGATCTTGTGCAGGTGTTGTGTGTTCTCCCATACTGGCTGTGCAAATCCCCACAAGGCCTTGCTCCATTTTAGTCAGAGATTAGTTGAGTCTGACTCAAGGACATGATTGTAGTAGGGTGTGAGTcagtcaggaaaaaaaagccACAGGTGGGTTGGAGGGAAGAGTGGCTGGAGGGAGCTGGAGAAGAGACTTTCTGTGGGAATTTGGTGGTTAGATTTCAGCCTAAAAATCCTACCTGCCATTTTAGGATCACATGGTAACTCAGTAGAACTCAGCTCTTCAAAGTTTCTAAGGTCCaggaggacaggaaagcccaggaatacaGGTCTCAGGGAATATACCTGTGTAGCCAAGAAGCAAGGCCAGTAGCTGGGGTCATTGGACCAATGGAGGCCTTAAGGAGAAGGATTTTCCTCTGGAGGATATGGGCCAATGAACTGGCATCGAACAATTGCAAAAACCTTCTCATAGTCCCTGTCAATCTAAAGTGGCTCCTTAGGACACAGCAGAGAAGTGGCAAGTGGGAAAAAGAGGAGCTCAATCCTGCCCTAGGATGGTGGGGCTTGACTGCAGTTGGTTGGTTCAATTAGCAGCAATGTTTACAGACACAGAGGCTGTTCAACCCAGAAggggaaagagacagaaaatatcagGTTAATCGTGCTTCTTCCCTTTCAGAGTCTTCAAAAAATAACCCTGCTTGCCAATGAGGCAGTGAGTCCAACGACCCGTCGTGTC from Odocoileus virginianus isolate 20LAN1187 ecotype Illinois unplaced genomic scaffold, Ovbor_1.2 Unplaced_Scaffold_1, whole genome shotgun sequence includes:
- the CAPN6 gene encoding calpain-6, producing the protein MGPPLKFFKNQKYQELKQECIRDGRLFCDPTFLPENDSLFYNRLLPGKVIWKRPQDICDDPRLIVGNISNHQLTQGRLGHKPMISAFSCLAVQECHWTKTIPNHKEQEWDPRKLDKYAGIFYFRFWHFGEWTEVVIDDLLPTINGDLVFSFSTSMNEFWNALLEKAYAKLLGCYEALDGLTTSDIIVDFTGTLAETVDMQKGRYSDLVEEKYKLFKELYKTFTKGGLICCSIEFPDQEEQEVETDWGLLKGHTYTMTDIRKIRLGERLVEVFSTEKLYLIRLRNPLGRQEWSGPWSEISEEWQQLTAADRKNLGIVMSDDGEFWMSLEDFCRNFHELNVCRNVNNPVFGRKELESVVGCWTVNDDPLMNRSGGCYNNRDTFLQNPQYIFTVPEDGHKVIMSLQQKDLRTYRRMGRPDNYIIGFELFKVELNRKFRLHHLYIQERAGTSTYIDTRTVFLSKYLKKGNYVLVPTMFQHGRTSEFLLRIFCEVPVQLRELTLDMPKMSCWNLARGYPKVVTQITVHSAEGLEKKYANETVNPYLIIKCGKEEVRSPVQKNTVHAIFDTQAIFYRRTTDIPIIVQVWNKRKFRDQFLGQVTLDADPSDCRELKSLYLRKKGGPTAKVKQGHISFKVISSDDLTEL